Proteins encoded together in one Vitis vinifera cultivar Pinot Noir 40024 chromosome 4, ASM3070453v1 window:
- the LOC100257603 gene encoding vesicle-associated membrane protein 711 isoform X2, whose translation MTILYALVARGSLVLAEFSGTSTNASAIARQILEKIPGDNDSNVSYSQDRYIFHVKRTDGLTVLCMADDTAGRRIPFAFLEDIHQRFVRTYGRAVHSAQAYAMNDDFSRVLSQQMEYYSNDPNADRINRLKGEMGQVRNVMIENIDKVLDRGDRLELLVDKTANMQGNTFRFRKQARRFRSTVWWRNVKLTVALIIILLVIVYVILAFACHGLALPSCVK comes from the exons ATGACGATTCTGTATGCGTTGGTGGCGAGGGGATCCCTGGTGTTGGCGGAGTTCAGCGGAACGTCGACGAATGCGAGCGCGATCGCGAGGCAAATTCTCGAGAAAATTCCGGGGGACAACGATAGCAATGTTTCCTACTCTCAAGATCGCTATATTTTTCATGTGAAGCGCACCGATGGCCTCACCGTTCTCTGCATGGCCGACGACACCGCCGGAA GGAGAATTCCTTTTGCATTTCTTGAAGACATTCATCAGAGATTTGTGAGAACTTATGGTCGTGCAGTTCATTCAGCTCAGGCTTATGCAATGAATGATGATTTTTCAAGGGTTCTGAGCCAGCAAATGGAATATTACTCAAATGATCCAAATGCAGATAGGATAAACCGGTTAAAAGGTGAAATGGGTCAG GTACGCAATGTCATGATAGAGAATATTGATAAAGTTTTAGACAGAGGTGATCGCTTGGAGTTGCTGGTTGATAAAACTGCTAATATGCAAGGAAATACATTTCGATTCAGAAAACAAGCCCGTCGTTTTAGAAGCACTGTGTGGTGGAGAAATGTCAAACTCAC GGTTGCACTGATAATAATCCTCCTCGTTATTGTATATGTCATACTGGCTTTTGCTTGCCATGGGCTTGCACTTCCTTCTTGCGTTAAGTGA
- the LOC100257603 gene encoding vesicle-associated membrane protein 711 isoform X1 encodes MTILYALVARGSLVLAEFSGTSTNASAIARQILEKIPGDNDSNVSYSQDRYIFHVKRTDGLTVLCMADDTAGRRIPFAFLEDIHQRFVRTYGRAVHSAQAYAMNDDFSRVLSQQMEYYSNDPNADRINRLKGEMGQVRNVMIENIDKVLDRGDRLELLVDKTANMQGNTFRFRKQARRFRSTVWWRNVKLTYVLYTTISSYMLTLALGQDSEYHSFLRPHLGAKLLVAKWGRNLLLDDSFKVTLMKV; translated from the exons ATGACGATTCTGTATGCGTTGGTGGCGAGGGGATCCCTGGTGTTGGCGGAGTTCAGCGGAACGTCGACGAATGCGAGCGCGATCGCGAGGCAAATTCTCGAGAAAATTCCGGGGGACAACGATAGCAATGTTTCCTACTCTCAAGATCGCTATATTTTTCATGTGAAGCGCACCGATGGCCTCACCGTTCTCTGCATGGCCGACGACACCGCCGGAA GGAGAATTCCTTTTGCATTTCTTGAAGACATTCATCAGAGATTTGTGAGAACTTATGGTCGTGCAGTTCATTCAGCTCAGGCTTATGCAATGAATGATGATTTTTCAAGGGTTCTGAGCCAGCAAATGGAATATTACTCAAATGATCCAAATGCAGATAGGATAAACCGGTTAAAAGGTGAAATGGGTCAG GTACGCAATGTCATGATAGAGAATATTGATAAAGTTTTAGACAGAGGTGATCGCTTGGAGTTGCTGGTTGATAAAACTGCTAATATGCAAGGAAATACATTTCGATTCAGAAAACAAGCCCGTCGTTTTAGAAGCACTGTGTGGTGGAGAAATGTCAAACTCACGTATGTGCTCTATACTACTATCTCGTCATATATGTTAACACTTGCACTAGGACAAGATTCTGAGTATCATTCTTTTTTGCGGCCACATTTAGGAGCAAAATTACTGGTTGCAAAATGGGGTAGAAACCTTCTTTTAGATGACTCATTTAAAGTAACTCTCATGAAAGTTTAG